The DNA sequence ATGCTGGGCAGCGAGGCCCGCAACTCAGGATAGTCGTCCAGGCCCAGGTTTTCTTCGTCTATGATGCGCACCTGGTCGCCGCGTAGCACGGCCACGTTCACAAATTTGCCGAAGCCGTCGGCCCGGCGATGCTTCACCACCAGCAGGCCCGGCTCCACCACTTCCACCACGAAGCACACCGGCGGGATGCGCGTAGCGGCGCCCCACAGGTACAGGCCGTCGGCGTCGTGCCACACGCCCAGGTGTACGCCGGGGTGCTCCACGGCCGGGGCCAACTTGATGAGGGCCTGTGGCGTAAGCCGCGGCCGGCACCCAAACACCAAGGGCCCCGCGGCGGCGGTGGGCGGCAGCAGCGCCAGCGAAATACGGGGCGGCCGGCCTTCCTCGCGCCGCAAACTGGCCCAGAACGCTACGTCAATCACCACTTCCATCAGGCTGGCCGACGGCACTTCGCCGAGTTCGGCCCCCAACTGGCGGGCCGCCGCCAGGTGTTGCAAGAAATGGTTTTCGAGGGCGGGGGCCACCATGCGGGCGGCCAGGTAAGTAGGTTCGGAAAGCATACAAATAAGGCGGGCCAATGGGGCCCCCGGGGAGGCATAGCAACCGCGGGGGCGGGCGGGGGTTCAGCCGGGGCCCTTTATGGCAATAAACCTAGGGCCCCTAGATATACTTTGACTTGCTGATGAAACGCCAGGAAGCTTGTAGAGCGACTTTCTAACCAAGCAATGTCGATTCCAGCGGCCAACCGTTCTACAATCGGGTTCGAATGCTTAGTTGAGCATTTACGTGCTTGATAAACTGCTTCTTTTGCGTCGGGCCGGGGTTGGGTTTCGAGGTTAATATTTTTGGTCGAACCAGGGTTTTCAACTCGCCACTTCAAATACCAAAGCCAATGCTCAATGCATTGCACTGGTA is a window from the Hymenobacter nivis genome containing:
- a CDS encoding putative sensor domain DACNV-containing protein; translated protein: MLSEPTYLAARMVAPALENHFLQHLAAARQLGAELGEVPSASLMEVVIDVAFWASLRREEGRPPRISLALLPPTAAAGPLVFGCRPRLTPQALIKLAPAVEHPGVHLGVWHDADGLYLWGAATRIPPVCFVVEVVEPGLLVVKHRRADGFGKFVNVAVLRGDQVRIIDEENLGLDDYPELRASLPSIPAPAGAATIDVLVELASAMRAHGRGGLVLVVPPGSAQWQGSVVQPLSYPVAPAYPGIAAALAQPGPEGPEAALRAIEIVGGFTAVDGATVITQHYELLAFGAKVTRAAHSRPVEQLIVTEPVLGSTALRTHPAQNGGTRHLAAAQFVHDQHDALALVASQDGNFTVFVWSEGLQQVHAHRIDVLLL